In Flammeovirgaceae bacterium, the sequence AAGATTTATGTGTGTTATCGAAGTAAATGCCGTAGCAGAGACCATTGTGAATACCCATATAAAAAGGAGTGGAGCAATACAGCGGGTCGGAGCCTGCATGGTAACCGTAGGCATCGGTATTCCAGTTCTGATAGCCACTTCCTCTTCGATCGAGCGGACCTGTTTTTTCACCAAGACCGACAAAGCGTTCACCGGGTTGTAGTTTCTTATAAGTTGTAACCTGCTCGCCATTCCAGCAGGTGCCCAGCGGATCATCTTCGTTAATAACCTGTTGTGCCGGTGTAAGAAATGCAAATCCTGAATTTTGCTTTCGGATATTTACCGTTAACGCTTGAGTTCGAAGGGAAATGAGGTTTTCATCTTCCATTACGGAGAACTCAGTGTTTTCGGGATGCGCAATAACGGCATACGAAAAATCTTCAAACTGCTTTTCGGTTGTACAGGTGATACGGATAACAGAACCCGAGAACAACTGTACTTTTACCAGCGCCTCGTTGGTATAAAAAGTAATGCCATCGTGTTGCTTTGTCCATTCTTTCAGATTTCCTAATGAACGGGTTGCAGTTTTAAAACGGCTCATGCTTGCAGATAAAGTTCGGCAACCAATATAAATGGAAAATACCGCAATGCCTGAATGGAATTTAGTGAACTACACAGCAAACGTTTTCGAAGGAGGGAGTCAGGCTTTTTTACGCAAAGAGGATTCTCTTACTATTAAGCGGGTTTTAAGTATCCGGGTTTCGGGTGGGACAACGGCATTTTCTTTTCCTTGCTTTTCAATCTGCCGGATGAGCAGTTTGGCTGCCTCCTGCCCCATTTCGAAACCGGGTTGATCAACCGATGAGAGGGGAGGGTCCATCAATGCGCTGAAGAACCAGTTGCTGAACCCGACTACGGCAACATCATCAGGAATTTTTAATCCACTTTGTTTAATAGCCTGCATGGCGCCCATAGCCAGCAGGTCGTTGTTGGCAAAAATAGCATCGGGCCGTGGGTTAAATTTCAATAATTTTTCAGCAGCTGCTTTACCTTCGTCCAACGAACCGGTCGGACAAATGATAATCAGTGATTCATCAGCGGGCAGCCCATTTTCGGTAAGTGCATCGAGGTAACCCTTTTTACGGTCTTCGGCAATGGCCAGGCCGGGGGCTGATTCGAGGTGTGCTATGCGCTTGCATCCTTGTTTAATAAGGTGAAGAACCGCCTCATGTGCGCCCACGTAATCATCAACAATAACTTTGCTGGTGTTTGGATTGGTGTACATCCGGTCAAAAAATACAATGGGAACTTCTTTGGCCAGGATGGACTCAATGTGTTCATAGTTTTTGGTTTCGCGCGAGATGGAGATGAGCATGCCGTCAACACGGCTGTTAAAGAGGGCTTTCAGGTCGGTGGCTTCGCGTTCAAACGATTCATTGGATTGGGTGAGGATGACGTTGTAACCTGCTTCGTAAGCCACCGATTCGATGCCACTGATTACGGTTGAGAAGAAGAAGTGCACAATTTCCGGAATGACAACGCCTACGGTATTCGTTTTACTTTGGCGAAGGCTCAACGCTACGATGTTGGGCTGGTAGTTAAGTTTTTCGGCCAGTTCGTTAACGGCTTTTTTTGTGTCAGGGCTGATGTCGGGGTGGTCTTTTAATGCACGGCTCACCGTGGAGGGCGAAATGCCCAGTTCGCGGGCGATGTCTTTAATGGTAACCTGATTGAACTTCATACAGCTAAGGTAAGCAATCAATGCAACATGTTGCACAAACGTTTGAAAATCATTTTGAAAGAGATTTTTTCAATACCCCCGTTCACAGGCAGGTTTTATTTTTACAGATGCCGTGAATGATTGTGATTGTATTTTATTTTTAAGCGGTGCAAGTAAATTGAAGTTGAATGATTCGGAACATACTTTTTATTACGGTATTAATCTTTTTAGTCTTTACTGTAAATGGTAAAGAAGCAATTAACCCCACAATTACTCCCGTTTTCTTTACACCATCAACCACCATTACCGTTACGTACGATGTTACAGGTACCCCACTTGCTAATTTAACCACAGCGTATATCTGGGTGTGGATTCCCGGTAAAAACACCAATGCCATCTATAACATTAACCCGGCAAATGCCACGGCAGCACCTGCCATGTTTACCAAAAACCTGGTTGGCGGACGGACCTTATTTTCAATTACATTTACCCCATCAGCATTTTTTTCAGGCAGTATTGCTGCCGAAACTTCCATCGGCATGTTGCTTAAAGGCCCTGACTGGAGTAATGGCCAGACAACCGATTACATTGCCAATTTTTGGGATGGCAATTTTAAAGTTCAACTTACCTCTCCGCAACAACAACCCCTCTTTGTATCAAATCTTGACATAATTCATATTGAGGCACAAACACCTGTTGTTGCAACCTTTCAACTCTTTGTTAATGGTAATCTGGTTAACTCGCAATCGGGAATTACGGTCTATTCGTACGATCATCAGGTTACTGAAGTGGCGGGCGGCAGCACGGTAGCGGTAGTAGCCCAGGCGGGTGCTGCATCAGACAACGCCTCCTTTCAGTACCTCATTTCAACGAGTAGTCCCGTACAACCCAGGCCAAGTGGTGTAAGGCCCGGAATCAATTACCAGCCAGATAATACGCGGGCTATTCTTTGCTTGTGGGCCCCGGGCAAAAACTCAGTTTATGCCTTTGGTGATTTCAGTAACTGGCAAGTGCTGCCGGAACATTTAATGTTTCGGGATGGCGAGTATTTCTGGATTGAATTAACCGGACTACAACCTCAGCAGGAATATGGTTACCAGTACCTGGTTAATGAACAACTTAAACTGGCCGACCCGTTTGCTGATAAAATTCTTGACCCGCTTGATCAGTATATCTCACCATCAGTTTATCCGGCTCTTAAACCTTATCCGGTTCAGGCGCTTAATTCAGCTGACTATTTTAATCGTGTTTCTGTTTTTCAAACAGGTCAGGTACCATTTACCTGGCAGATCAGCAATTTTCAAAAACCTGCCAAAGAGAACCTTGTTATTTATGAAGTTCTGCTTCGTGATTATTTCTCAAGCCAACACCGAACATACCAAAGCCTGCTCGATACGCTGTCGTACCTGAAGCGCCTGGGCGTTAACGCAATTGAGTTAATGCCCATTATGGAATTTAATGGGAATGAGGGGTGGGGCTATAACCCTACCTTTATGTTTGCACCTGACAAATACTATGGGCCCAAAGAAAAGTTAAAGGAACTGGTTGATGCCTGCCATGCTAATGGAATGGCTGTAATACTGGACATTGCTTTAAATCATCAGGATATTCCTAACCCGATGGTGCTGCTTGATTTTGATTTTTCCACTTTCAGGCCAACAGCACAAAACCGTTGGTTTTTTACTCAAGCCAGGCATCCGTTTAATGTCTTCTATGACATGAACCACGGCAGCACCTACACGCAACAGTACGTGGATACGGTTAATTACTACTGGCTTAAAGAGTATAAAATTGACGGTTTCCGGTTTGACCTTTCCAAGGGTTTTAGCACAACTAATTACTGCACAACCCCAAACTGCGATACCGGGGGGGAAGTTGCGGCCTGGAGCGGGTATGATGCAACCCGCATTGCTTTATTGAAGCGGATGGCTGATAAAATCTGGAGTCACTCTCCGGATGCCTATATCATTCTTGAACATCTGGGCTCAAATACCGAAGAAAAGGAGTTGGCAGAATACCGATACAGCGAAGGCAAAGGAATGTTGCTGTGGGGTAATATGAATCATGCCTATAGCCAGATTAGCATGGGCTACGGCTCCGATGCTGATATCAGCGGAGTTTATTATAAAAACCGTTCGTGGGAAACACCGGGTTTGGTGGCTTATATGGAGAGTCACGATGAGGAAAGAATCATGTACAGAAATTTGACAAATGGTAATTCGGCCTCGGGATACTCTGTGCGCAATCTCAGTACGGCATTAAACCGGATAAAGGCCGCGTCATTACTGTTCTATACCGTGCCCGGTCCGAAAATGCTCTGGCAATTTGGTGAGCTGGGTTATGATTTCAGCATCAACCAGTGCGTAGGTGGATCGGTTAGTTCAAATTGCAGGTTAGATCCCAAGCCGGTTGTGTGGGATTATTACAATCAGCCCTCCAGGCAATCGCTGTTTTATTACACGGCCGATCTCATACGTTTGAAGAAAACGTATGATGTTTTTCAGTCGGGTAATTTATTAATGACTACCGGCAACTCCTTAGTTAAGCAAATAATTCTTCGCAATGAGCCTTATACAGCTGCCCCCACATCAGCTGATGACATGAACGTAGTTATTGTAGCTAATTTTGATGTTGTACCTGTAACGACCAATATATCCTTTCCACACACCGGTGTTTGGTTTGACTATTATTCCTATGGAATGCCCATCACGATTTCATCAACCTCTACCAGTTTTACTCTGGCACCCGGTCAGTATCGGCTTTTTACCGATGTTGAAATTGAAAACGGCATCGTGACCGGGATTGACCGCACCGCTTGGGAGCCTCTGGTGCTGGATGTTTTTCCAAATCCATTCATCAACAGATTAAATTTGAAAACCGATATGCTGGTTGATAAGGCCTGCCTGATAAACATAACCGGTACACGTTTTTGTTTAACAAAGATTTCCGATACAGAGTGGCTTGTACCCGCCCTGGCTGGTGGTGTGTATATTCTGGAACTTGGCCTGCGCAACCGGATTGTTCATGTAAAAGTTGTTAAAGAGTAACACCTGCATGGAGGCTTGTATTTTTGATTTAGATGGGGTTATTGTTGATACCGCCCGTTTTCATTTTTTAGCATGGAAACGCCTCGCTTCAAAGTTGGGAATTGAGCTTACCGAGCAGTACAACGAAAAGTTAAAGGGGGTAAGCAGGCTTGATTCCTTGAATTTTATACTTGAGTTAAAAAAAATTAAACTGACCGAGGATGAGAAAATGCAACTGGCCGAAAAAAAGAATGCCAGGTTTGTTGAATATATTCATGCGATGAATCCCCGCGATATTTACCCCGGTGTTCCCGAGTTGCTTTCCGAATTAAAATCCGTAAAAATAAAAGTCGGGCTTGCCAGCAGTAGCAAAAATGCTCATTTGGTTTTGGCTCAACTCGGAATTTCCGATCAGTTTGAGGTAATCGTTGACGGAACAATGATTACCCACACAAAACCTCACCCCGAGATTTTTTTAAAGACAGCCGCCCTGCTTACTACGCCACCGGCAAAGTGCCTGGTTATTGAAGATGCTGCAGCCGGGGTTGCCGCTGCCAAAGCAGCCGGTATGAGCTGTATAGGAATTGGCGAGAAGTCGGTTTTAAATCAAGCCGATCTCGTGGTTAATAATATTGCTGAACTATCATTAACGGTGCTTAACCAACTTATGCAACATAGATAATGTAGCAATGAAACAGTATTTAAAGCATGATCCGTGGCAAATTATTGAAGAGGGGTTTAATCCGCATGTCAATAAGGTTTCTGAAAGTATCTTCAGCATTGGTAACGGGCACATGGGCCAGCGGGGTAATTTTGAAGAAGCCTATTCAGGCGAAAGCCTGCAAGGCACCTATGTGGCTGGTGTATATTATCCTGATAAAACACGGGTAGGCTGGTGGAAGAACGGGTATCCTGAGTACTTCGCCAAAGTGTTAAATGCACCGAGATGGATTGGCATTGGGGTAAACATCGAAAAACACGAGTTGGATTTGGCAACAGCCCGCGTTGAATCATTTTATCGCATACTTGATATGCGAACAGGCTTGTTAACCCGGCAGTTTGTTGTGATGCTGCCTGACGGTAAGAAGTTGGAAGTTGAAAGCAAGCGGTTTTGCAGCATGGCCCAGGGCGAAGTGGGCGCAATTTCGTACACACTCCGGGCAGTAAACTTTTCGGGCGTGGCCCAACTTACCCTGGATGTTGATGCCGATGTAATTAATCAGGATTCAAACTACCAGGAGAAATTCTGGGATGAAGTCTCTAAAGATTCATATCACCAACGCGTTATAGTAACCGCCCAAACAAAGAAAACACAATTTCAGGTTGCTACCGGAATGAGTTACCGGGTTCAGTCGGGCGGTAAACCTATTGAGCCACGGAACATGCAGGTTATCCAGCGCGAGAAATACGCAGCTCATGTTTTTGAGGTTGAGCTTCAGCAGGATAAGGCCGTTACTATTTACAAATATGCGGCAGTACTATCTTCCCTTAATCATCCGCAGGAAAAGTTAACGGAGCGGTGCCAGGCCATATTGGATGGTGCCTTGCAAGCCGGTTTTGATGACCTTTTTCAGGCCCATGCGCACACCTGGCAGCGTAAATGGGAGGAGTGTGATATTACCATTGAAGGAGACGTAGCTGCACAGCAGGGAATACGGTTTAACATTTTTCAACTAACCCAAACCTATACGGGCAACGATGAACGCCTGAATATTGGGCCTAAAGGATTTACGGGCGAGAAGTACGGAGGCAGCACATATTGGGATACCGAAGCGTATTGCATCCCCTTTTTTTTAGGAACTGCCCCGCCACGGGTTGCCCGGAATCTGTTGATATACCGGTACAAACACCTTGCCAGGGCTATTGAAAATGCGGGCAAACTGGGGTTCACAGGGGGTGCGGCACTTTATCCAATGGTAACCATGAATGGTGAGGAATGTCATAATGAATGGGAGATAACCTTTGAAGAGATTCATCGAAACGGAGCGATTGCCTATGCCATTTACGATTACGTTCGCTATACCGGTGATGAAGGCTACCTGGCCGACTATGGCCTCGAAGTTTTGATCGGGATTGCACGGTTCTGGTCGCAACGGATTAACTGGTCGGAGGATAAAAAGAAATACGTGATGTTGGGCGTTACCGGTCCTAACGAGTATGAAAACAATGTAAACAACAACTGGTATACGAATTATATTGCTGTTTGGACCTTGCGGTACACCATAGAGGTACTCAATCACGTTAAAGTCACGGCAGCCGACAAATGGAAGGCTCTGCAAAATAAAGTAGCATTTTCTGAAACCGCTGAACCGGCCCGATGGAATGACATTGTGGCCAATATGTATTTTCCTTACGACAAAACCAGAGAAATATTTCTTCAGCAGGATGGGTTTCTGGATAAAGAATTGATTCCGGTAAGTGCCCTTGCCGAGCAGGATCGGCCGCTTAATCAAAAATGGTCGTGGGATCGTATCCTTCGCTCGTGCTTTATTAAACAGGCCGATGTGTTGCAAGGACTGTATTTTTTTGAAGAGCAGTTTACTTTGGAAGAAATAAAACGCAATTTTGATTTCTATGAGCCGATGACTGTTCACGAGTCTTCGCTTTCGCCATGCGTACATTCAATATTGGCTTCCCGTTTAGGTTATTATGATAAAGCGTATGAAATGTACCTCCGCACCAGCCGGCTTGACCTTGACGATTACAACAACGACACCGAGGATGGCTGCCACATTACCAGCATGGCAGGTACATGGATGAGCATTGTAAAAGGTTTTGGCGGAATGCGGGTGCAGGATGGAAACCTTCACTTAAAACCGTTTCTCCCACAGCAGTGGAAGTCGTATTCCTTCCGGTTGGAGTTCCAAAACCGGATAATTAAAGTAACAATTACAAAGGCAGGAACAGATGTTAAACTTATTGCGGGTAACGATTTAAGCATAATTGTTAATGGCATTGAGCGAAAACTCATGCTAAACTGATTTGTGTTTAAGCCGGGCAATTTTGCAAACGTTTGCGGGTACGTTTCCGAAAAAAATCGGTGTGAAATCTGTATTAATAGCCGATTAACTTTTTTATTTTTATTCAATTAAACCTCAACCTATGATAAAGTTTCTACCAAAGATTACTGCATTCTTTGTTTCTGTTGGACTCATCGTCAGCGGGTGCGACAACGGTAATGCGGATGTCACAATTTTTGACTCACCACCGGAAGTAACCGTTAGTAAACCCAACTCGGTTACCTCTAACGTTAACTTTACAATGAAATTGCGGTTTCGTGACGGAGCCGATCCCAGCATTTCAAGTTCTCCGTTAAGTTCTGCAACGTGGGAAATTACCCTGGGTCCTACAGTTATTCAAAGCGGCTCACTTGATCTGTCAGGTGTTTTACAGGATGTGGATGTTCCGGTTACAGCCTTAGCTATTGGTACACCCTCTGATGATATCAACACCTACAACCTTTACAACTTGCGGGTAATTGCCGAGGACCAGAATGCCAACAAGGATACCGTAGATGTTCCATTCCGCGTGGTTGGAACCGTTGGTATTATTGGTGATGCTACCCCCGGTGGTTGGGGAGCAAGCACCGCAATGACGCGCGATGCATCAGACCCTGATTTGTACAAAATTACCAACGTTGTTCTCACCTCCGGTGAGGCAAAGTTTCGCGCAGATAACTTCTGGGGAATTAACTGGGGTGCGGCTGCCTTTCCAAGCGGCACCGGTACATTTAATGGTGCAAATATTTCGGGTATTACACCGGGCACCTACGATGTTACCCTTAATGTCTCTACAGGTGCTTACAATTTTGTGAAAAAGTAATTAGCCTAACCAAACCCTACTTATGATAAAGTTTTACCAGTCCATACGCTGTTGCCTGGTTGTTATGATGGCAGCGGCATCAGTCAGTGCATTTGCACAACGAATAAACGTAACGGGACGTGTCACCTCATCCGATGATGGCTCCGCGCTACCGGGAGTTAATATTTTAGAAAAAGGAACCAACAACGGAACAATAACCAATGCCAATGGTGACTTCTCCATATCAGTTGCCGAGAACGCCACCCTTGTTGTTTCTTTTGTTGGTTATGCCACTCAGGAAGTAGCAGTAGGTGCTCAAAGTGTAATTAATATCTCATTGAATGCTGATATTACAGCGCTGGAGGAGGTAGTAGTAATAGGTTATGGTTCGCAGGAACGCAAAGAGATTAATAGTGCAGTTGCCAGCGTTTCTGCCAAAGATTTTAACCGCGGTAACGTTACAAGCCCCACGCAATTGTTAACCGGAAAAGTGGCCGGCTTGTCCGTTTCGAGGGCCGGTGGCGATCCGAACCAGGCACAAACCCTTCGGTTACGGGGTATTACCACGTTTGGTGCGAACTCCGAACCACTTATTGTTATTGACGGTATAGTCGGTGCGAGCCTGGATAACGTTGATCCTAATGACATTGCTTCAATTGATGTTTTGAAGGATGGTTCAGCGGCCGCCATCTACGGTACACGAGGTTCCAGCGGTGTAATCATGATTACAACCAAATCGGGTAAAGCAGGCCGGGGTAACTATACCAATGTAGAATACAATGGATTTGTTTCCGTTGATAACGTAGCCAACAAAATAACGGTTTTAGGCCCATCCGAATTTGTTGCCCGGGGCGGCCAGGATTTCGGTTCACAAACCAATTGGTTTAATGAATTAACCCAAACCGGGTATTCCTATACCAACAACTTAACGGTTTCGGGTGGTACCAATGCCGGTACAACCTATTCGGCTTCCGTAAATTATCGGAATAACGATGGCATTGTAAAGGGGGTTAACTTTCAGCGGTGGAATACCCGATTGGCACTTGGGCAGGAAGCTATGAATGGCAAATTGCGATTTAATTTTGCAGTTGCCTATAACGACAGAAAGCAAGAAAGTATTAACATGGCCGCTTTCCGGTATGCCGTTATTTATAACCCGACAGCACCTATTTTTGATAATGATGAAACGGATGTTGATGGGGGCTATTTTCAGCGCGACCTGTTTGATTTCTTTAACCCAATTGCATTAAGCAGGCAGCAGCAGTTTGTTGGTGAGCGAAAAAATACGCTGCTAAATTATAGCGCAGAATATGACATAATTCAGGATCTTACCGCTAAAATCAATTTTGCCCAGACTCGCGAAACTGGTTTAGATGGTGCCTTCTGGAGTATCTATGACAAGGCCGAAGGTGCAGGAACCCATGGTTCGGCAAGGCGCAGTACCTACGATAATACGAATGACCTGTTGGAGTTTACCCTCAAGTACAACCGCAAATTCGGCACCGATTTGAATAGTGAATTCTTGTTGGGTACGGCCTCGCAGAAGAGAACCTTCGAAGGGTATGCTGTTCGCGTAAAACAGTTTTTGTATGACTACACCTCGTTCTACAACCTCTCATTCGCTTCCAATCGCGAAGGGGTTAACACAGAAGCTTCAGGCTACCGTTCGGAGGACGTACTTTTATCAACTTTCGGTAGAGCAAACTTTAATTATAAAAATACCTACTTCTTCTCAGCAACGGTTCGGGCCGAATCGTTTAGTGGATTTGGTGAGAATGAAAAGACCGGTATTTTTCCGGCAGCCAGTGCCGGTGTTCAACTCAGCGAGTTATTTGATTTAGGCCCTGTAAGTAACCTGAAGTTCCGGCTATCGTACGGTGTTACAGGTGCCTTGCCTCCCTTCTCCGATTTAGCGCTCCCTGTACTTGTTCCTGGAGGTACGGTTGATTTTGACGGAGACCCCTCTACTGATGATGACCAGTTTGTTATCGCCAACCAGGCCCGCGATCCCAACCCGACTTTAAAATGGGAGGAAAAGACAGAAATTAACGTGGGTGTTGATTTTGGTTTCTTCGGCAACCGCCTTACCGGTGCTATTGAGTACTACACCAGAAACATCGATGATCTGCTGTTTTCTGTTTCCATCCCAACCGGGGCGCCCAATCCGTTTGACCCAAGTCAACCGGCTAACGTAGCAGGTAATGCCTGGGCTAATATCGGGCAGATTAAATCAGCGGGTTTTGAGTTCACAGCATCGTATAACGACATACCCATTGGTCCGGTAAAATGGACGCCCAGCCTGAACTTTACTATTTATGACAAACCGGTTATCGAATCGTTTAGCGTAGGCGACTTGGGTTTTGGTGAGATTCGCCTTGCAACTCCAGGTTCGCCCGGACAGAACAACAACGAAATTATACGAAACATTGCCGGCCGGCCACTGGGCGATATGTACGGACCGGTATTCCGTGGGATTGATGAAAATGGCAACTATGTGTTAAGCACCACCGACCCTGATGAGTTTGTAGTGGTAGGTAATGGTTTGCCCGATGGTGAATTTGGGTTTACCAACACGTTTACGTATAAAAACTGGGATTTAAACTTCCTGCTGCGGGGTGTATTTGGTCACGATTTGTATAACTCGTACAGAGGATTCTATGAAAACCGCGATGCGGCCTCCAATACATGGAACAGCGTTGTAACCGATAAAACCCCGTTTGTTACCCAATCACCTACCTTCAGTTCGCTGTTTGTTGAGGATGCTACTTACCTGCGGCTGGATAACGCAACTATCGGGTACAACTTGTCAGCTAAAAACCCTGTCTTTTCAAGAGCCAGAATCTACCTGAGCGGGCAGAATTTGTTTACCATTACTGACTACACCGGAATTGACCCTGAGGTACGTTATTTTGACACAGAAAACGGTAACACGTTCACCACTAACCTTGCCCCAGGGTTAGAACGCAGGAATACCTACTTTACCACCCGAACCTTTACATTTGGAGTTACATTGACCTTAAAATAATACACCGATGAACAGCAGAATAATTAAAATACTGACAACGGCCATTGTGCTGGTAGCATTAGGTGCCTGCGAGGCCCCCGATCAGGAGTTGTTTAGTGTTATACCAAAGGAAATTCAGGATAATACTACTGATCCTACTGCTTTGAAGGCGATTGCTCAAAGCGCTTACGTTCCGCTGATCGGAACCTGGGGTGGTCACAATTCACTGTGGTCAATGCACGAGGTTTCTTCCGATGAGATGGTTATCGCCCAAAAGGGTGCTGACTGGGAAGATGGCGGGCAATGGATCCGTATGCACCGCCACCAGTTTAATCCAAGTGAACAATCCATTGGTAACGGCTGGAATTATTGTTATTCCGCAATTGGCCAACTCAATAACCTGTTGAAAACGTATGGAAGCAACCCGTTGTTGCGTTCTGAACTGGAGTGCGTTCGGGCCTTGGTTTATTTGTGGCTAATTGATGCTTATGGTAATGTGCCCATTGTTACTGAAACTTCAACCGATCCAACTCCGCCAACCAATACAAGGCAAGAAGTTTTTAATTTCATTGAAACGAGTATTCTTGATAATATCGATAACCTCCGTCAGGAGAAGACTTACGCATCAATGAACTACTATGTTGCCCAAACGATACTGGCCAAGTTATACCTGAATGCGCAGGTTTATACCGGCACCGCTAAGTTTACAGAAGCCGCAGCAGCCGCAAATGAAGTCATCACCAGCGGGTTGTACTCATTAGAAGCGAATTATCTCGATAATTTTAAAACGAATAACTCGGGTTCTAATGAGAACATATTTGTTATCAACTATGATGAAAATAACGGAGGTGGATTTAACCTTGGTCAAATGACAGGGCATTACCTTACCCAGCAGACATTTAACTTACAGCAGCAACCCTGGAATGGGTACGCCACCCTTGAAGATTTTTATAATTCTTATGCATCAAATGATACGCGCAGAGGCAGTTTTCTGGTAGGACCTCAGTTTTCGTCCACCGGTGTTCGTTTGAAGGATTTAAGCGCTGAACCAGGTGATCCGGATGGCCAGGATCTGACCTTTACTCCTGAAATCAATGAGTTGGCGCCCAACAGTTTTCGGCAGGCGGGTGCACGGGTTGGCAAGTGGGAGTTCCGCCTGGGTGCTGGCCCCAACTTAAGCAATGATTTTCCGATTTTCCGTTATTCTGATGTATTGCTGATGCGTGCAGAAGCCCTGTGGAGGTTGAATCCTGCCAGTACAGAAGCGCTTAATCTGGTAAACCAGGTACGGGCCCGTGCGCAAATTAACCCACTGGGTGCTTTAACGGCTGATGACCTGCTTGCTGAACGTGGCCGGGAAATGTTTGCTGAAGGCTACAGACGCTCCGACCTTATTCGCTTCGGGAAGTTTAATGATGCATGGTGGGAGAAACCCGCTTCAGCGGCATTCAGGAATTTATTCCCGATACCACAAGGACAACTCCTGGTTAACCCTGACCTTGTACAAAATCCCGGGTATTGATTTCATAGGTTATAACTATTTGTTTCGAAGAAAGCGTCAAATTCTGACGCTTTCTTGTTTTATTGTACATTAGTTAGCTAATTGGTG encodes:
- a CDS encoding LacI family DNA-binding transcriptional regulator yields the protein MKFNQVTIKDIARELGISPSTVSRALKDHPDISPDTKKAVNELAEKLNYQPNIVALSLRQSKTNTVGVVIPEIVHFFFSTVISGIESVAYEAGYNVILTQSNESFEREATDLKALFNSRVDGMLISISRETKNYEHIESILAKEVPIVFFDRMYTNPNTSKVIVDDYVGAHEAVLHLIKQGCKRIAHLESAPGLAIAEDRKKGYLDALTENGLPADESLIIICPTGSLDEGKAAAEKLLKFNPRPDAIFANNDLLAMGAMQAIKQSGLKIPDDVAVVGFSNWFFSALMDPPLSSVDQPGFEMGQEAAKLLIRQIEKQGKENAVVPPETRILKTRLIVRESSLRKKA
- a CDS encoding alpha-amylase, which codes for MIRNILFITVLIFLVFTVNGKEAINPTITPVFFTPSTTITVTYDVTGTPLANLTTAYIWVWIPGKNTNAIYNINPANATAAPAMFTKNLVGGRTLFSITFTPSAFFSGSIAAETSIGMLLKGPDWSNGQTTDYIANFWDGNFKVQLTSPQQQPLFVSNLDIIHIEAQTPVVATFQLFVNGNLVNSQSGITVYSYDHQVTEVAGGSTVAVVAQAGAASDNASFQYLISTSSPVQPRPSGVRPGINYQPDNTRAILCLWAPGKNSVYAFGDFSNWQVLPEHLMFRDGEYFWIELTGLQPQQEYGYQYLVNEQLKLADPFADKILDPLDQYISPSVYPALKPYPVQALNSADYFNRVSVFQTGQVPFTWQISNFQKPAKENLVIYEVLLRDYFSSQHRTYQSLLDTLSYLKRLGVNAIELMPIMEFNGNEGWGYNPTFMFAPDKYYGPKEKLKELVDACHANGMAVILDIALNHQDIPNPMVLLDFDFSTFRPTAQNRWFFTQARHPFNVFYDMNHGSTYTQQYVDTVNYYWLKEYKIDGFRFDLSKGFSTTNYCTTPNCDTGGEVAAWSGYDATRIALLKRMADKIWSHSPDAYIILEHLGSNTEEKELAEYRYSEGKGMLLWGNMNHAYSQISMGYGSDADISGVYYKNRSWETPGLVAYMESHDEERIMYRNLTNGNSASGYSVRNLSTALNRIKAASLLFYTVPGPKMLWQFGELGYDFSINQCVGGSVSSNCRLDPKPVVWDYYNQPSRQSLFYYTADLIRLKKTYDVFQSGNLLMTTGNSLVKQIILRNEPYTAAPTSADDMNVVIVANFDVVPVTTNISFPHTGVWFDYYSYGMPITISSTSTSFTLAPGQYRLFTDVEIENGIVTGIDRTAWEPLVLDVFPNPFINRLNLKTDMLVDKACLINITGTRFCLTKISDTEWLVPALAGGVYILELGLRNRIVHVKVVKE
- the pgmB gene encoding beta-phosphoglucomutase gives rise to the protein MEACIFDLDGVIVDTARFHFLAWKRLASKLGIELTEQYNEKLKGVSRLDSLNFILELKKIKLTEDEKMQLAEKKNARFVEYIHAMNPRDIYPGVPELLSELKSVKIKVGLASSSKNAHLVLAQLGISDQFEVIVDGTMITHTKPHPEIFLKTAALLTTPPAKCLVIEDAAAGVAAAKAAGMSCIGIGEKSVLNQADLVVNNIAELSLTVLNQLMQHR
- a CDS encoding glycoside hydrolase family 65 protein → MKQYLKHDPWQIIEEGFNPHVNKVSESIFSIGNGHMGQRGNFEEAYSGESLQGTYVAGVYYPDKTRVGWWKNGYPEYFAKVLNAPRWIGIGVNIEKHELDLATARVESFYRILDMRTGLLTRQFVVMLPDGKKLEVESKRFCSMAQGEVGAISYTLRAVNFSGVAQLTLDVDADVINQDSNYQEKFWDEVSKDSYHQRVIVTAQTKKTQFQVATGMSYRVQSGGKPIEPRNMQVIQREKYAAHVFEVELQQDKAVTIYKYAAVLSSLNHPQEKLTERCQAILDGALQAGFDDLFQAHAHTWQRKWEECDITIEGDVAAQQGIRFNIFQLTQTYTGNDERLNIGPKGFTGEKYGGSTYWDTEAYCIPFFLGTAPPRVARNLLIYRYKHLARAIENAGKLGFTGGAALYPMVTMNGEECHNEWEITFEEIHRNGAIAYAIYDYVRYTGDEGYLADYGLEVLIGIARFWSQRINWSEDKKKYVMLGVTGPNEYENNVNNNWYTNYIAVWTLRYTIEVLNHVKVTAADKWKALQNKVAFSETAEPARWNDIVANMYFPYDKTREIFLQQDGFLDKELIPVSALAEQDRPLNQKWSWDRILRSCFIKQADVLQGLYFFEEQFTLEEIKRNFDFYEPMTVHESSLSPCVHSILASRLGYYDKAYEMYLRTSRLDLDDYNNDTEDGCHITSMAGTWMSIVKGFGGMRVQDGNLHLKPFLPQQWKSYSFRLEFQNRIIKVTITKAGTDVKLIAGNDLSIIVNGIERKLMLN